The sequence GATCGCAGCACTAGATGCCCTTCATACTATATTAAGAACCTGTTTGGGAATGGAGAAAGGTGGAGAATCGTGCCAACTTGTAGTCGCCAAACTACAGAGTCATGACCGCCCGGCGGCCCGGCAAACACTGGTAGCCACGGACCGACCCGCAATGGATCGCAACTTCTCATTTTTTCAATCTTAAACGAAAACATGATCTGCGGCAAATGCTTAATATCCTGCTGTGGCTGTTACGAACCGGTTGTCAATTTGGTCTGTCGTTGCGGTATCATCTTCGGTTAACTGGCTTTATTTAGCCACCATTCAGATCATGCTACAATGGCATTAACTCGTTCATCAAACATAACTCCCAAACGTGTTCCAAGGGTAAAAACAATAAAGCGGCTTGATAGTATCAGACCGCTTTATAACCCTAAAACCTATTCCTGAACTTATGAAGAAACTAGGAATACTATAAAGATAGAATCTTACTCGCCTAGCATTATTCATAATAGACCGTTGCTTCTTCAACATAGATGAAACCCCCATTCTAATCGATGAATAGTTTTCAATAGATCTGTAATAGCTCCTGGAAAGATAAAAATAGGTTATTGTTAGCGTAGAAAGCGAGTTATTGAACCGTGAGTCAATATTGGTGAGCCGTGTGTTTTTGCCTGCCAACCTTTGAGATAGCCAGCTTGATCAATAGTAGGCTATTAGCATTATGCAACAGTTACGGCCGACTTTAAATAGTAGTAGCATAGGCAAGCAAGAAATCGGCGAGCCAATACCACTACGAATCAATGGCTCAGTAGGAAACTACCGAGTCGATATAACTTTATTATTCTTTTACTGTGGGAAGTGCTCGCTGAACTGTGTCAGCAGGGTTTTACTCGAAGCGATGGGATTTGATGCGTTCCTCAAAGATAATACTGAACTGATTAATGATCTCTTTCCAGTTATAAGTGGGAGACGACCACTTAATCTGCAAGCTCTGGATGGTCAGATAGCCCAGCTTTGGATTCATAAGTTATCATTTACTAAAAGGCCAGATAACATCATTAACTGAACTTGTCGTAATCAGCTATCAAAACCGTTCAGTTAAACCTCCAATTGATATTTAGGGCAAGACATAATTCTTGAATCTTTCTCAGTTAAAAATAAAACTCCCGGCAGACATCCCACCGGGGCTTTATGAACCATCCTTAATCCTAAGATAAAAAGCTCTTTCTTATTTGAATTTGTTTAAGTAAAATCGATAGCAGGGCAATTCATTTCAGGGCAACGCAAAGGCAATGTAACTATCCCCTTTGGGGGTGCCTAGCTTGGTACCTCCGCAGGCAACCACGACATATTGTTTCCCATTCACTTCGTAAGTGCTGGGCGTGGCAAAGCCAGCCGCTGGCAGTTGGGTTTGCCATATCAATTGACCAGTTTTCTTATCATAGGCCCGAAACATCCCATCTTTGGTAGCCGCAATAAATAGTAAACCTCCCTTTGTAATGACAGGACCACCGTAGTTTTCGGTGCCTGTTGGCAGAATACCCTGTTTAGTCAGTTCGGGAAACTCGCCCAGCGTCTTTTGCCAAATCTGATGACCTGTATTGAGGTTGATAGCGGTTAATGTACCCCAGGGTGGCTTGATGGCAGGGTAACCTTTACTATCTAAAAATTTCGTGTATCCATTGAAACGATAAGGAACGTAGGGACCAGGTTTAGCGGCCATACCAGAGGTCGTAGCTACTGTTTCCACTTTCTCATCGTTAAATAAAAACGCAAGTAGTTCCTGCTTTTGTGCGGTCGTTATCACTGAAAAGCCGGGCATCATTCCTTTACCGCTGGTAATCAGTTTTGCAACATACTCCCGGTCGCGCCGTTGACCGATGTTCACTAAGGATGGATAACCACTTGACGGATTCCCTTTTCGGTCCGACCCATGACAGGCCACACAATAGGTTGTATAGAGTCGATTACCGGGACTTAAATGAGCCAGTTCGTCCACTTTAGGCGTAGCACTAAGGCTGAACATCCAGGCCATCTCGTTGGCATTGACATACAGAATGCCCTCGGGATCAACGGCAGCACCGCCCCATTCCGGCCCACCGTCGGCACCAGGCAAGAGTAGCGTAGGCGTTTTACTTAACGGCTGGAACGGTCCTTTTTTTGCCCGTCGATACTGCGCTATCAGCGAATCACGATTGGTAGCATAGGGACTTAACTCCGTTTCGGCAATGGTTTGCCGGGCAAAAGGGGCTGGCAAAGTTGGAATGGGTTGCGTTGGCCAGGCCATTTCATCAGGCAAGGACGATTTAGGAACGGGCATCTCCCGAATCGGGAAAAGTGGTTTTCCCGTTACGCGATCAAAAATAAAGACATGGGCACTCTTGGTTACCTGTGCTACAGCATCAATTGCTTTTCCATGCTGGTGAAGGGTAATCAGGTTGGGCGGAGCTGGTAAATCGCGATCCCAGATGTCATGATGAACCAGTTGATAATGCCAGATTCGTTTGCCAGTCCGGGCGTCCAGTGCCAGTAAGCAATTGGCGAACAGGTTCTGGCCTTTGCGATTTCCGCCATAAAAATCAAACCCAGCCGAACCCGTCGGTACGTACAAAATTCCGCGCTTACGATCGACCGCCATGCCTGCCCAGTTATTGGCAGCTCCCACTTCGGTATTTTTATAAACTTCTTTAGGCCAGGTTTCATACCCATATTCGCCTGGATGCGGAATGGTATGAAAGACCCAGACCAATTTTCCCGTCCGGACATTAAACGCCTGAATCGAACCAGGGACCGCATCCGCTCCTTCCGAAACGCGTAGCGGCATGACTAATAGATCCTCAAAGAGTGTACCCGGCGTATTCGAAATCACAAATTTATCCTTCGCCGATTCCCCTAATCCGACTTTAAGACTAACCCGGCCATTCTCGCCAAAGCCGGGAATCGGTTGTCCAGTCTGGGCATTGATCGCATAGAGCCAGGAGCCATAGGCATACAAAAGTCGTGCGGGTTCGGTGTCTCCGCTGTTAGTACTTTTCCAATACGTAACGCCCCGGTTGGTATTGAACGTTTTGGCATCTGGTTCTACATAACGCCACTTCTGCTGACCCGTAGCGGCATCGAGCGCAAAAATCTGATTCGATGCCGTTACACCAAAGAGCGTACCATCTACAATAATCGGGTTGCACTGTACCTGTCCCGAGTCTCGGGAATGATACTCCCAGGCAACCTTAAGCTGACGAACGTTATCTGTATTGAGCTGAGTTAGCGTTGAATAATGATTCCGGTCTGCCCCTCCCAGATACTCCGGCCAGTCGGTAGCTGACTCGGGTTCACCAGGTATATAGGTCAGTTGGGCAGCCGTTAAGATAATGGCGAATAAAAAAAGAACAGGAAGAATACTACGTTTCATTACGCTGATAAACTAGTGAATTCTGGAAGAACCTATTGGTAAGGGTAGCTCAGCAATAAACTACCCTTACCCATACGGTTTTGATACAAAGCGGCTCAATAACCAGGATTTTGCTTCAGGGTCGGTTGGCCATTAACAAAGCTTTGCGTGATGGCATAATCTGGAATGGGCTGATATTCACTTTTGTTTTTTGTAAACTTAACCCCGCTGCCCAACGCCAGCGAACGACGCACGCTTTCCTTAGGTAAATACTCGCTGTTAATTACCTGATCGGCAATGCCCCAGCGAACCAGATCGAAGAAGCGGTGCCCCTCCATTCCTAACTCGATTCTTCGTTCAAAACGAACGGCTTTTCGGGCAACATCTTTGCTGGCCCAGGCCGTAGCATAGGGACTAATCACATACTTGGCGGCATTAGCAGTTCCGTCAAGCGTTTTGATGGGAGAAGCCGCAGCGCGGGCACGAACACGATTGACATATTCACGCGCTTTATCCAGGCTACCGACTTCTACTTCACATTCAGCCGCCATCAACAATACATCGGCAAACCGCATCAGATCATAATTCAAGGCGCTGGCAATGCCAAAACTAGCCCGAACGACCTGCCCCGAACTATACTCGACTGAGGAGAAAACGTGCTTCTTGCCTGTGAAGGGTCCACCATTGGTAATCGACTCGCCAGGAGGGGCCGTGAAAGCTACACCCGTCATCATACCCCAATCCAGGTAGGGAATACCCCGGCGCCCAACGGTATGATCTAAACGAGGGTCAAGATTACCCGCATAGGGTGTGAACGGGCTGGCGTCCGGAACCGTCTCATTCGAGGTAACATCTACATCATTATACGTATCCAGCAGGGGTAGGCCATTTTCGTCGGTGCGGAACGCGTTGACCAGATTCTGCGATGGTCGATAAAACCAGGAGTTCGTGCCACCCGCAATACCGTTCGGGTAACAAAGGATCGCTTCCCGAAACCCGTTCGTATTGTCGCTGGCCCCATCACCAATGGCACTTTGTACCTCCAGCATCGACTCTTTACTGTTTTGCGTCGCGATGCGAAAATTCTCGCCAAAGCCCGTCGTTAAGTCCAGCTTTACGCCCTGACTGGTTTTGCCCTGGCCAATGATGATGTCAAATAACACCTTGGCCTCCGTAAATTTATTCTGATACAAATACGCCTTAGCCAGATACGCACCGGCGGTCCATTTGTTGACCCGGCCTTTTCCCGTTTTTACTTCGTCCAGATTATCGTAAGCGAATTTAAAATCGGTTTCCAGTTGGGGCCAGATGTTGACATAGTTACCACTCGCATCGGTATTCGGGATTTTGTAGTCGGTAGCTTTTTCATCCACGAAGGGAATGTTGCCGAAGATCTTCTTCCCCTCAAAATGATGGAAAGCACGGAGGAAACGAGCCTCGCCCTCGATCTGTTTTTTCAGGACATCCGTCAGAGCGGGATCGGTTGCTTTGGCCAGTTCTTTCAAGACGATATTGGCCCGGCCAATACCGTCAAAAATACCATTCCAGCGGGCCAGTAATTGTGAGTTTGTGGTGGGAGTTGCATACTGCATCACCTGGTTAATTTCGCTTTGGTCGGTGAAATTAGTGCCCCCTTATACGCATCTCCCCCGGTTATACTTCCCCATATCCAGTTGTATGTTCCACTCAGACCCAGGAAATTGGCCGACAAGTTCCCATCCAGCGTAGCATAAGCATCGATTAAAAAACCATCGATACCTTTTTTGCTGAGCAAATCACTTTCATTATAAACACCCTGGGGCCCCAGGTCAAGAAATTGCTGCTTGCAGGCCGAAAGTGTAGCCAGGGAAAGCAGTAAGGTGAGTGCCGTATAAGTTAGAATCGGTTTCATAGCGGAATGGCGGAGTTAAAAGGATACGTTTAGGCCCAATAAAAACTGACGCGGATTGGGATAGCCGGAGTAGTCAACGCCCAGATTCTGGTCGCTGCTGGCCGTTTGTTCAACTGATGCGCCCGATACGAGTCCTAAGTCGGGATCGGCTCCGGTGTATTTGGTAATGGTGAAGAAATTCTGCGCCTGCGCGTAGATACGAAGGTTACTCAGTTTGATGGTTTTCAGCAACGTTTTGGGAAAGCTGTAGCCCAACTGGATGGTTTTACCCCGCAGGTACGACCCATTTTCTACATAAAATGAACTCGAATTACCCGTCACGAAGGCCGTATAGCCATTGGTGGCTCCTACACCCAATTGGGGTGTCCTGGCGGTAGCGGCAGTTTCGGGTGTCCAGGCATCATGTAATTTCCCGGAAGCTACAGAACCGCCTAATACGCCCATATAGGTGAAATACTTGGTGTAATTATAAAGTTGATTTCCCTGGTTCCAGAACACAAAAGTGCTCAGATCAAAACCCTTCCAACTGAAGCCAAGGTTCAGTCCCATTTGAAAATTGGGATGAGGAGATCCGAGTACAGTTCGGTCGGCAGTAGTGATGTTACCATCTCCGTTCACGTCTTTGTATTTCCAGGAACCTACAACACCCGGCGCTCCATTGATTTTAGGACCAGCATTGACCTCCTCCTGATTATTATAAAAACCATCCAGTTGATACCCGTAAAAGGATGAGACAGCCTGCCCCTGTGTTGTAATCAGGGCATTGGTTATCCGGCTAGCGGCTACCAGCTGCGCGGTATTCTCGTCGTTGAGTTTGGTCAACTGGTTTTTGTAATGGGTAAATGTCAGGGTTGCATCATATTTCAACTCCGATGTAATACGTCCCTGATTCGTTATCTGCAGGTCGATACCCGTGTTACGCATGGTTCCCAAATTGACCAATGGCTTGGTTACCAGTAATTCCAGTCCATTTCGCAGACTCGGCACCAGTAAGTCGCGCGTGTTTTTTGTATAGACGTCGACCGCGAAACTCCATTTGCCTTGCAGAATGTTGGCATCCAGACCAATATTGGTGGTTTCTGTGGTTTCCCACTTGGTTTGCAAATTACCCTGAGAACTAGCCCCGTAGCCCTGCGTTGAGCCGATGTTGGTGCCATTAATATCGTAGTAGTTACTACCCGGCGCAGCGCTGTAGGTTGAATACTGATTGAAGGCGGGTACGTTGGAAATACTGCCCATCTGCCCCCAGCCAGCGCGTAGTTTTAATTCATTGAGCCAGCTAACCGATTTCAGGAATGCTTCGTCGGAAATGCGCCAGCCGACCCCAAGAGATGGGAAATTGGCATAGCGCACAGCTGGGCCAAAGAGCGATGAACCATCCCGGCGAAAGGTAGCATTAAACAAATACTTATCTTTTAAGATATAATCGAGCCGACCGAAATAGGAAAAAAGCGAATTACTGAACAGTAGCGTATTCCGGTTAATATCAGCGTCATTAGCACTAACATCGCCCAGCGACTGCGGCAAACCCGTATTGAGCGAAAGGAAATTGTTGGATTCAAAATCATAGTTACTCTTGGCCCCAAACAAACCGCGACCCGTATTTTTAATGGCTTCGGTACCGAGCAAAACCTTTATGTCGTGCAACTGAGCAATCTTTTTCTGGTACGTCAGCGTGTTACTCCACGTCCAGCTCAGGTAATTATTCGAAGCCTCGGTCAACTGGGTCACTCGTCGTGACTGGCTGGCCTCGTACTCTTTTAAAAAGGCCCGCTGAAGCGTTCCATTGCGCGCATCAATACCGATAGATGTTCGCAGGGCCAGGTCTTTGTTGATGTTCACCTGTGCAAAGACATTCCCGAATGCTCTTAGATTTTGGTTGGTCCAGTCTTTCCGACGCTCCAGATACGATACCGGATTATAGCCAACACCGGCAGTTCCACCCACCAGCGATCCTCCATAGCCACCCTTAATGTCATAAACAGGTATAAACGACGCACTTCGGAGCGCATACGCCCAGGCACTGGTTTCGCCAATTACGGTAGCATCGCCCCGCCGGTTGTCGTACGATACCTGAAGGTTTTCGCCCACGGTTAAAAAAGATGTGGGGCTAAAGCTGGAATTAAGTCGTAGCGAATAGCGATCGTAGCCCGTGTTTTTAAAAGTGCCCTGCTGATTAAAATAATTCATGCCCAGCGAAAAGGTCGATTTATCGTTGCCACCGCTAGCCGTTAGCTGATGACTCTGAATGATGCCCTTTTGTGACATGGCATCGAACCAGTTGGTGCCTGGACTGGTCTGAAAAATCTGGTAAGGATTCGTATAATCAGCGATTGTATATAGATCTGGATTCGCGCGGGGATCACTCGCCGAGACGCCCCCTTTAAATCCATTGCTAACGATGTAACGATCAGGAATGGCAAACGAGCCATGCTGGCCAAAAATTGGGTCCACAAACGTGGTTGCGGTCGTTTTATCCAGATACGTTAGTAATTCACTCGTGTTTAATAGCTTGGGAATTCGGTTGAGCGGGGTCGACTGGACACCATAATAGGTATCGTAGGTAAGGGTCGTTTTGCCCATTTTTCCGCCTTTTGTCGTTATAATGATGACGCCATTGGCAGCTCTGGCCCCATAGATCGATGCCGAGGACGCATCCTTCAGCACCTGAATCGATTCTACATCCTGCGGATTAATTCGCGAGGCATCGGTTGTTGGAACACCGTCGATTACGTAGAGTGGGTTGTTGTTTCCATAGGAGGCAAAGCCACGGATACGGATAGAGGCCGAGCTACCAGGATCGCCCGTACTGCTAACCGTAACCCCGGCGGCTCTCCCCTGTAATTGGGCGACCAGATTGGCAGATGGTGTAGCAGTTAGGTCGCTGGCTTTCACGACGGATACGGCCCCAATGATGTCTTTTTTCTGCTGGGTGGTATAACCTGTGACGACTACTTCGGTGAGCTGATTATTACTCGCTTCCAGTTGAACATTGATTTCGGTTCGGTTACCAAGCGAAACCTCCTTTGTCGTATAGCCGACGAAGCTGACCAGTAAAATCGAGTTCGCATCGGGAACACTAATCCGGTAAACACCGTGCGCGTCAGTTGTTGTGCCCCGGGCAGTTCCTTTAACCACCACCGTGACACCGGGTAGTGGTTCGCCTTTTTCATCTGTAACCGTCCCGGCAACAGTTATATCCGCCAGGGATTCGGTCGGGGAATCTGATTGATACTGCATCCTTACTTCATCGGATTGCGTTGTTAAGGGCGATAAAATAATCTGATTCTTAATGACTTTGTATTTGATTTGTAAGGGGTGAAGTAGCCTATCAAGAACCTGCCCTAAGGATTCATTGACGACCGTGAGCGTCATCCGTTGGGTGGCCATCACGAGTTTTGGTCGGTAGGTAAACTTTACATCCGCCTGCTTCTCAATACTGCTCAGGACACTGATAAAGTCCTGGTTAGTGATCCGTATGTTTATTTTTCGATCCAAGAGTTCCTGGGCTGTAACTTCCCGAGCCAAAGACACCCCTGCGAACATGATCGCTATCGAAATATGCAGGAGCGATAGTTTCATGAGGTGAATCAGTTTTTTTTTGATTCGTACTGTTTTTTTCATTGATTTGACAGGTTTTTGTAAGTGAAAGACACAAAAACGAACCTTCACACCCGCTGGAACGGGATACTGCTTGTGTTAGTAGAGAAGGTCATTTAGAAGCCGGTAACGCTGGAACCGTTACCGGTTTTTTTAATGCATAAACTAATTGAGCTATAGTGCCATAGGCAGGTGGTTTTTACATGCGTTCATAATTGGATTAGTCACAGCCTTTACTGTTGATAATAATTTGGGCATCTACTAGTTTATAAGTGGCTCCAATCGCTTCGCAGAGTATATCCATTTTTTCAAATAGGTTTTCGTTTTCGAGCGAGGTTGTCAGTCGGCAATTGCTCAACTGTTGTTCGTCGAAGATGAGCTCTACCCCATACGTTTTTTCAATGGCCTGAAAAATCTCAGGCAGGCGTGCATTCCGAAATGAGAACTGCAGCAACTCGGTTTGCGGAATAATCGGGATTGGTTTGTCGATGAGCGAGCGGGTAAAATGAGCGTCCGTCTTCGTAAAATCGGCTTGCTGATTAGGAGTCAGAATGAGTCCGTCCTGTTCAGGGTCAGGATGTTTTTGGCTTTGGGTCGGGAAAACAGATACTCGCCCCGTTTTCACCATCACCTTGATTTGCTGATCCTGTTCATAGGCGCTCACGCGAAAACTGGTGCCCAATACTTTTGTCGTAATTGCATTCGCACGAACCAGAAAGGGTTTATCGGGATTTTTTTGTACCTCAAAAAAAGCTTCTCCAACCAGGAAAACCTCTCTGATGGTATCGGCAAATGCTTTTCGATACTGAAGTTGTGAACGGGGTTCCAGTGACGCCTGGCTTCCATCAGGCAAGTTGACTATCTGAACGGTGGCAGACGTATTAATGACCTGTTCAAACAGCCTGGAATCAAGCGGCCTTGATGCATCAAAATAGGCGATTCGGGGGGTATTTTTCTGCATAAACCACCAGCCACCTATAGCAATCAGTAGACCAACGGAGGCAGCTACCCACCAACCCGACCATCGATGTAACGGTCGAACAGGCGTTTCCTGGCTATTTTCTAAAATTTGTTTGTAGATCGAATCAACTTGCTGTTCCGATGGGAAATCGGCCTCGGCCTGGTCGTGTAAAGTAAGTAGAAATTCCCGTGCCTGCCGAATAGTAACCCGTTGATGGGGAAAGTTTAGCAATACGTCCGCCCAGAAAGCATCGTCACTGGGCGTTCCCTGCAGCACCCACTTACGAAAAGCAGGATCCTGCAAAAAATCATCAGTCGAAAAATTCTGGTACATTAAAACAGTTCTTTTTAGCGAGATTATTGTATTATTTCAACCCACTAAGAAAGAGACTGCTTTAACTCGTTTTAAACCTATTTAACTAAAAAAAAATTTAAGCCCCCAGCTAATCCCTAAAAGGCAAACCATGAGTGCTAGTCGTCGCAGGGTATGCAATGATTTTTGGATCATATTACGAGCTCCCTGTTCGCTAATATTCATGATGGCAGCTATCTCGGCATAACTAAAATCCTGGTAATAGCGTAGAAGTAGAGCCTCATATTGGCGAGCAGGTAAACAGGTCAGCCAG comes from Spirosoma aureum and encodes:
- a CDS encoding TonB-dependent receptor gives rise to the protein MKKTVRIKKKLIHLMKLSLLHISIAIMFAGVSLAREVTAQELLDRKINIRITNQDFISVLSSIEKQADVKFTYRPKLVMATQRMTLTVVNESLGQVLDRLLHPLQIKYKVIKNQIILSPLTTQSDEVRMQYQSDSPTESLADITVAGTVTDEKGEPLPGVTVVVKGTARGTTTDAHGVYRISVPDANSILLVSFVGYTTKEVSLGNRTEINVQLEASNNQLTEVVVTGYTTQQKKDIIGAVSVVKASDLTATPSANLVAQLQGRAAGVTVSSTGDPGSSASIRIRGFASYGNNNPLYVIDGVPTTDASRINPQDVESIQVLKDASSASIYGARAANGVIIITTKGGKMGKTTLTYDTYYGVQSTPLNRIPKLLNTSELLTYLDKTTATTFVDPIFGQHGSFAIPDRYIVSNGFKGGVSASDPRANPDLYTIADYTNPYQIFQTSPGTNWFDAMSQKGIIQSHQLTASGGNDKSTFSLGMNYFNQQGTFKNTGYDRYSLRLNSSFSPTSFLTVGENLQVSYDNRRGDATVIGETSAWAYALRSASFIPVYDIKGGYGGSLVGGTAGVGYNPVSYLERRKDWTNQNLRAFGNVFAQVNINKDLALRTSIGIDARNGTLQRAFLKEYEASQSRRVTQLTEASNNYLSWTWSNTLTYQKKIAQLHDIKVLLGTEAIKNTGRGLFGAKSNYDFESNNFLSLNTGLPQSLGDVSANDADINRNTLLFSNSLFSYFGRLDYILKDKYLFNATFRRDGSSLFGPAVRYANFPSLGVGWRISDEAFLKSVSWLNELKLRAGWGQMGSISNVPAFNQYSTYSAAPGSNYYDINGTNIGSTQGYGASSQGNLQTKWETTETTNIGLDANILQGKWSFAVDVYTKNTRDLLVPSLRNGLELLVTKPLVNLGTMRNTGIDLQITNQGRITSELKYDATLTFTHYKNQLTKLNDENTAQLVAASRITNALITTQGQAVSSFYGYQLDGFYNNQEEVNAGPKINGAPGVVGSWKYKDVNGDGNITTADRTVLGSPHPNFQMGLNLGFSWKGFDLSTFVFWNQGNQLYNYTKYFTYMGVLGGSVASGKLHDAWTPETAATARTPQLGVGATNGYTAFVTGNSSSFYVENGSYLRGKTIQLGYSFPKTLLKTIKLSNLRIYAQAQNFFTITKYTGADPDLGLVSGASVEQTASSDQNLGVDYSGYPNPRQFLLGLNVSF
- a CDS encoding FecR family protein, with translation MYQNFSTDDFLQDPAFRKWVLQGTPSDDAFWADVLLNFPHQRVTIRQAREFLLTLHDQAEADFPSEQQVDSIYKQILENSQETPVRPLHRWSGWWVAASVGLLIAIGGWWFMQKNTPRIAYFDASRPLDSRLFEQVINTSATVQIVNLPDGSQASLEPRSQLQYRKAFADTIREVFLVGEAFFEVQKNPDKPFLVRANAITTKVLGTSFRVSAYEQDQQIKVMVKTGRVSVFPTQSQKHPDPEQDGLILTPNQQADFTKTDAHFTRSLIDKPIPIIPQTELLQFSFRNARLPEIFQAIEKTYGVELIFDEQQLSNCRLTTSLENENLFEKMDILCEAIGATYKLVDAQIIINSKGCD
- a CDS encoding outer membrane protein assembly factor BamB family protein is translated as MKRSILPVLFLFAIILTAAQLTYIPGEPESATDWPEYLGGADRNHYSTLTQLNTDNVRQLKVAWEYHSRDSGQVQCNPIIVDGTLFGVTASNQIFALDAATGQQKWRYVEPDAKTFNTNRGVTYWKSTNSGDTEPARLLYAYGSWLYAINAQTGQPIPGFGENGRVSLKVGLGESAKDKFVISNTPGTLFEDLLVMPLRVSEGADAVPGSIQAFNVRTGKLVWVFHTIPHPGEYGYETWPKEVYKNTEVGAANNWAGMAVDRKRGILYVPTGSAGFDFYGGNRKGQNLFANCLLALDARTGKRIWHYQLVHHDIWDRDLPAPPNLITLHQHGKAIDAVAQVTKSAHVFIFDRVTGKPLFPIREMPVPKSSLPDEMAWPTQPIPTLPAPFARQTIAETELSPYATNRDSLIAQYRRAKKGPFQPLSKTPTLLLPGADGGPEWGGAAVDPEGILYVNANEMAWMFSLSATPKVDELAHLSPGNRLYTTYCVACHGSDRKGNPSSGYPSLVNIGQRRDREYVAKLITSGKGMMPGFSVITTAQKQELLAFLFNDEKVETVATTSGMAAKPGPYVPYRFNGYTKFLDSKGYPAIKPPWGTLTAINLNTGHQIWQKTLGEFPELTKQGILPTGTENYGGPVITKGGLLFIAATKDGMFRAYDKKTGQLIWQTQLPAAGFATPSTYEVNGKQYVVVACGGTKLGTPKGDSYIAFALP
- a CDS encoding RagB/SusD family nutrient uptake outer membrane protein, which translates into the protein MQYATPTTNSQLLARWNGIFDGIGRANIVLKELAKATDPALTDVLKKQIEGEARFLRAFHHFEGKKIFGNIPFVDEKATDYKIPNTDASGNYVNIWPQLETDFKFAYDNLDEVKTGKGRVNKWTAGAYLAKAYLYQNKFTEAKVLFDIIIGQGKTSQGVKLDLTTGFGENFRIATQNSKESMLEVQSAIGDGASDNTNGFREAILCYPNGIAGGTNSWFYRPSQNLVNAFRTDENGLPLLDTYNDVDVTSNETVPDASPFTPYAGNLDPRLDHTVGRRGIPYLDWGMMTGVAFTAPPGESITNGGPFTGKKHVFSSVEYSSGQVVRASFGIASALNYDLMRFADVLLMAAECEVEVGSLDKAREYVNRVRARAAASPIKTLDGTANAAKYVISPYATAWASKDVARKAVRFERRIELGMEGHRFFDLVRWGIADQVINSEYLPKESVRRSLALGSGVKFTKNKSEYQPIPDYAITQSFVNGQPTLKQNPGY